The genome window ACAACCAGGGTATTGTATTAAGCCCGGCCATTGGGGCGGCATTAATGACGGTTAGCACAGTGGTTGTGGCTATCAATGCCAGCTTGCTTAAAGTCAAATATACAAAGTAAAGATCCCGTTTCTTTAGTATTTAAAGTGTGACTAATGTAACTTTTGGTTGGAGTTACATTATATCGGCAATCCTATTTTTTACTTTTTTCAGCATTTCAGTCAAAATCTGTTCGTCTTCATTATCTGGCTGAGCGTATAATAATTGCGAGATCATCGGTTGTAAGCTATTCTGGATGTAACGGTCTTTGACGCCAATCCCATATTGGGTAAATGTATTCGGAAAATAATTCATTAAAGCTTCTGCCAGTAAGATGAATCGCTGCTTGTCCGGCCTCGTCGCAAATCTCCAGTTCGGTGTTATGTTTTATACGATATTGAAAAAGGTCGGCTAAAGCGTGGATACTCAACACCGCGGTTTTCGGATCGTTGATGCCGTGGCTGAGGGCTTTTAATGCCACCTCGGTCAATTGGTGAAAACCATAATAGAAATTTTGTTTCACATCCCGTCCTGAATAAAAATCAAGCAGTAAAAGCAAGTTGTCTTTTTGCGTTTTGCTAAGCGCTGTCAAAAAAAGTCGATAACCGACTAAAAGGGAGTATAAAGAATATGAATTACGTAACAAGTAAAATGGCGATTGGGCCATGTTTGGGTCTTATTTAGGTGGATTTTATAACTATGCAGAAGCCAAAGTTGTTTTTAGCAAATTATACTATGGGAATGATAACGGCAGGATTTATTTCGCCGCTAAAAATTCTGTAATCTAATACATTCAATAATCAATCAATGCGAAGTAAAACTTAAATAAGCGATGACTTTAGGATGCTTCGCCCTATGAAAATTCAATATTCTACCAGCGCTTCTCATTAAGATAACTTGATGTTTGGCTGGTCATAAGTGACCGCCTTTCAGCCAACAGCTAACCGCTGCCTGATCGCTTCATACAGTATCACCCCTGTTGCCACTGAAACATTTAACGACTCAATTTCACCATACATTGGGATTTTGGCAAGGTGATTTGCAATGCGGATGATATCGTTGCGTACACCGTCTTCCTCTGACCCCATCACTATCGCTGTTGGCATGGTATAATCCGGCTTATAAATATATTCCTGTGTTTTCTCGGTACAACAGATCAGCTGTAAGCCCGACTCCTGCAAAAACTTCACTGTCTGCATAAAGTTATCATGCCTGCAAACCGGAATCTTGTACAAGGCCCCTGCTGATGTTTTTATAGAATCAGGATTAATTTGGGCTGAACCTTTTGCAGGAACAACTATAGCATGTACCCCACTGCATTCGGCAGTACGCGCAATGGCACCCATATTACGCACATCAGTTATTGAATCAAGTACCAATATTAGGGGGACTTCCCCGTTCTCATATATGGTGGGAATTATATCTTCTATCTTTTGGTAAATAATTGGCGATATAAAAGCGATTACTCCCTGGTGATTTTTCATAGTGATCCGGTTAAGCTTTTCAACCGGAACCTGTTGAGCGGTAATATTGTATTCGTGCAGTAAAGCCCGCAACTCATTCAGCAATTCGCCACCTATCCCTCTTTGAATATATAAAGATTCAATCTCTTTTCCTGAGCGGATGGCTTCAATTACTGCGCGGGTCCCAAAAACTAACTGGTTGCTTTCCCGTGGCTCCCTATTGTTATATGACATTGTCTGTTTTAATTAAGGCTGTAAAAATAGCCATATTAATTGATTTTAGAGTTTATTGAACCAATGCACCATTTTGGTTTTTTATAATAGTTAACATTTTCAAACATTATCAACATACACTCAAATTATTGACAATCAGACCATATTTAAAGTTGCTAACATTTTACAAACATCAGATGTTAACCGTAGTGGTTAAAAACAGCCTGTTTTTAAACCATTTTTTTTTATAAAAAACCACGAATGTTGATTAATCCAATACCGGGCAGAATAATTTTTGTATATTTTTGTTCCGATGATTTTGGAGAACGATAACCAGTATAGTAAACCCAATACCGACCGCAGAAGCAGAGTGACAACGCCAACTCCCTATAGCGGGCTTGGTAAGCTGCCGCCACAGGCAATTGACCTTGAAGAGGCGGTACTGGGCGCGCTGATGTTAGAGAAAGATGCGCTGTCTTCGGTGATCGATATTTTAAAAGCTGATGTTTTTTATAAAGACAGTCACCAAAAAATATTTGCGGCTATCCGCATGCTATTCGAAAAATCATCCCCTGTAGATATTCTTACGGTTACAGCCCAGTTACGCCAGCAGGGAGAGCTTGAAATGATAGGCGGCGCTTATTATATCACAGAGCTTACCAACCGGGTTGCGTCGGCTGCTAATATTGAATATCATGCCCGGATCATTATACAAAAATTCATCCAGCGCGAATTAATACGAATCTCCACAGAAGTTATCCAGAGTGCCTACGAAGATACTTCGGACGTACTTGATTTGTTGGATAAAGCCGAGAAAAACCTTTTCGAGATCGCGCAGAATAACCTTCGGCGCGACTCGCGCAAGATGGACGACCTGATGCACGAGGCGTTAAAGGAAATTGAAGCCCTTAAGGATAAAAAAGACGGACTTACCGGTGTAGCATCCGGGTTTACAGACCTTGACCGTATGACCTCCGGCTGGCAAAAATCTGATTTGGTTATTATTGCAGCCCGCCCCGCCATGGGTAAAACAGCGTTTGTATTAACTTGCGCCCGCAATGCGGCGGTTGATTTTAACAAACCGGTGGTTGTGTTCTCGCTCGAGATGTCGTCTGTTCAGTTAGTTAACCGTTTAATATCCGGTGAGACCGAGATTGAGCAGGAAAAGATCCGTAAAGGGAATATGGAGGAATGGGAATGGCAGCAGATCCACTCCAAAATTGGCAGACTGGAAGCAGCACCCCTGATAATTGATGACACCCCGGCTCTTAATATTTTTGAATTCAGGGCTAAATGCCGCCGTTTAAAGTCACAGCACGACATACAGCTAATCATCGTCGATTATTTACAATTGATGCACGGCAAAGCCGCTGACGCAAAAGGCGGCGGTAACCGCGAGCAGGAAATCGGTAGTATCTCAAGGGCGTTAAAATCGGTAGCAAAAGAATTAAATGTGCCCGTTATAGCGCTATCACAGTTAAGCCGTGCCGTTGAAAGCCGCCCCGGAGGTTCCAAAAGGCCGATGCTTTCGGATTTGCGTGAATCGGGTTCAATTGAGCAGGATGCGGATATGGTATTATTCCTTTATCGTCCTGAATACTACGGACTGGAAGTTGATGAAGATAACATGCCTACTGCGGGTGTGGGCGAGGTAATTATAGCCAAGCACCGTAACGGTGAAACGGGCCGTGTAAGGCTTAAATTCGTTGGTAAGTTTGTTAAGTTTACCGATTTAGACCAGGGAATGGATGGCTCATTCTCACCTACAAATGCATTCTCCGGCTTAACCCCTTCAAACGAATTTGAAAAACCAAGCAATTTTATCATCAGGCCATCTAAAATGGATCAGATGGATGATGATGATTCAGCTCCTTTTTAGTCGGGTTTTCTCAAGATCAGAAGGCGGCACTAACTAAATAAAAGCCCCAATCCTATCCCTAAAAGGATGATAAAAGGTGCTTTTATTTTTGTATAATTTAGCAGTAAAAAGGAAACTGCCATAATTAAATAAGCTTTCCAGTCTAACCCGAAAGGCCTGACCAGCAAGATCAGCGCGGTAGCCATAAAGCCTACAGCCACTGCATTAATTCCGCTCAGGGAATTTTTTATCCGCGTTATTTTTTTCAGATCATTCCAAAATGGCACAATGAACAGTATAAGTATAAGTCCGGGTGCATTTATCCCGATAACGGCTACCAGGCTTCCGAACACCTGCCCTACAATACCTCCGCCTTTGTTTCCCATAGCGATGCCGCCTAAAAAAGATGTAAAGGAAAACGTGGGGCCCGGTAACGCTTGCTGCAACGCGTAGCCGGAGAGGAATTCGGAGTTTGTTAAATAGTGTTTTACCTCAACAAACTCCGTGTACATGAGTGGTACCAGCACCTGTCCACCGCCAAATATCAGGATGCCGTTACGGTAAAAATTCTCAAACAAACGAATAGGAAGGCTGAAAACTGAAGTTTGGTTTACCACCGCTCCAAGCGCTGCAAAAAATAGCAGGATGCCGATGAAATAAGTTACCTTATTGGGATTGACGTTTGAAAACAATTTAACGCGCAATTCATTTTCCTGCGGCTGCGTTTCTAACGCCGATGAAATAATCCCTCCTAATAAAATAAGCAGCGGAAACGCGTAGGCATTTTGAAGTATCAGCGTGGCGATGAGCGAACCGATGGCAAGCATAGTACTTACCCGGCTTTTTAAGAATTTATTGGCGAACGTATATGTAGCGTAGGCTACAATGCCAACAGCAATAGGTTGCACAAAGCGCAGTATAGCTGTAAATTTAGCCTTATCGGCAAACATTTTGTAGCTAATAGCGGCCATGCACATTATAGTTGCCGAAGGCAGGATCCAGATCAGGAAAGTAATGATGGCCAATTGAAGGCCTCCTACTTTCCATGCTATGCCAACCAGCGTTTGTGTTGATGACGGACCCGGCAATACCTGCGCTAATGCATTAAGCTCCATTAACTCCTCTTCCGTTATGTACCTGCGTTTCTCAACAAATTCGCGCAGCAAAACAGCAATATGTGCCTGCGGGCCGCCAAAAGCCGTAAAAGTGTATAAGGTTACATCGCGTAGAAAAATAAGATGCCTTTTAGTCATTTTTTAGTTCATAGTGGCGGTTCATAGTTTATAGCCGAAAAGAGGTGTGATTTGAATATTCATTAATCAATAATGAAACCGTCAAATTGAAATATTTGCGATGTCATAACTGTATGTGAAGCTACAATCAACTATAAACCACTAATAATCGTCGTCGTCATCGCCAAAACCTGTCAACTCATTATAAACAGCCTGCAGTTCAGAAAATGCATGATTGTCGTGCTTTTCCCGGGTCACTATCATTCCTGTTTCATAAGTAGCTATTGCATCCGGTTTGCGGCCCAGCGCTTCATAAAGCTTACCGAGATGATAGTACGTACCTGTATAACTGCGGTGGTTGTTTACCAGGTCTTCATAATATGCCAGTGCCTTACCCGTATCATTCATCCGCAAATATTCGGTTGCCAGTGCGTATTTCAGGAACGGATCTTCCGGTTCATTTTTTATAAATTCCAATAGCTTCTCTAATCTGCTTATCTGCATTTTAAACTCTCTCTTTTTTAACTAAATTTGCATAAACCTATTTATGACTGAAAAACGCATTTCGTTCATTTACTTATAGGTATTCATCTTTAAAAAACAGCATGATGAAAATCCTGGTTTGCATAAGCAATGTCCCTGATACGACGACAAAAATAACTTTTACTGATAATAACACCCAATTTAATAACAATGGTGTTCAATTTATATTAAATCCTTACGATGAGATTGCTTTAGCGCGTGCAATTGAACTTACAGACGGCGATAATGGCTCAGTAACAGTAATAAATGTAGGCGAGGCAGCAACAGAGCCAACCATCCGCAAAGCACTGGCTATTGGCGCTACGGAGGCTGTACGCATCAATGCAAAACCGCATGACGCGTGGTACGTGGCATACCAGGTAGCGCAGTACGTAAAAGCAAATCCTTTCGACCTGATCTTAACCGGCCGTGAATCTATTGACTATAACGGTTCAAAAGTATCCGGTATGTTGGGCGAGCTTTTAGACCTGCCATCGGTTTCTATCATTAAAAAATTAGATATTGATGGGGACAAGGTAACTGTTGAACGCGAAATTGAAGGCGGCAAAGAAATATTGACTATTCCACTACCCATTGTTGCGGGTACAGCAGAAGGTGTTGCTGAACCTAAAATACCAAATATGCGCGGCATTATGTCGGCACGCACAAAGCCGCTGAATGTTATTGAGCCGGTTGAAGTAAAAACATTTTCAGAAATCATCAGTTACGAAACACCTGCCCCACGCGGCCAGGTTAAACTAATTTCTGCCGATGAGACCGCCAAACTGGTGGATCTGCTGCATGATGAAGCACGGGTTATTTAAGTAAAAGCCTTAATCTTATAAATGATCTTATTCTAACAATATGTCAGTCTTAATTTACACGGAAAACGTTGGCTGGGAATTCAAAAAATCAACATTTGAAGCAGTTTCCTACGCCAGCGCAATTGCCGGTCAAAATAATACCAACCTGGTTGCTATCTCCATTGGCGACGTAAGCAAGGCAGAGTTAACAGCACTTGGAAAGTATGGAGCCGAAAAGATTTTAAACGTTTCGAACGCTAAATTAAAAAGCTTTATAAACCAGGCCTACGCATCTGTAATTGCAGAAGCTGCTAAAAAAGAGGGTGCTGATATTGTTGTTATAGCTAACTCTTTTTCGGGCCGTGGTTTAGCACCGCGGATTGCCGTAAAGCTTGAAGCCGGGCTGGCAGATGGTGCAGTTTCCTTACCTGATCAGGGAAGCGGCAAGTTCATTGTTAAAAAAACAGCTTTTTCGGGCAAAGCATTTGCGATTGTTGAATTAACATCTGCAAATAAAGTGATCTCATTAACGCCAAACTCCTACAAAGTAGTTGAAAAGATTGAAACTGCTGTTATTGAAGATTTTGCTGCCGAAGGCAACGCTTCTGATTTTAAAGCGGTGATCAAAGAGATTGTTCGGGCTACGGATAAAGTTTCTTTACCTGATGCTGATATTGTGGTTTCGGGCGGCCGCGGACTAAAAGGCCCTGAAAACTGGGGGATGGTTGAAGAACTGGCCGGTTTGCTTGGCGCAGCTTTAGCCTGTTCAAAACCGGTATCAGATAACGGCTGGCGTCCGCACAGCGAACATGTTGGACAAACAGGCATAGCTGTGAGTCCAAATTTGTATATTGCGATTGGAATTTCAGGTGCCATACAACACCTTGCCGGGGTTAGTTCCTCAAAAGTAATTGTTGTTATAAACAAAGACCCTGAAGCGCCATTTTTTAAAGTGGCCGACTATGGTATAGTGGGTGATGCATTTGAAGTGGTGCCAAAACTGATTGCAGCAATAAAAGAATATAAAGCTTTAGCATAAAAAAGGATCTGTTGTGATGGGTAATGATATGAAAAAAATTAAACTGGACATTGTTGGCTTGTCATACAGCCAAACGCAGTCTGGTGCCTATGCTTTGGTTTTAGGCGAAGTAAGCGGCCGCAGAAGGCTTCCAATCATTATTGGGAGTTTTGAGGCACAGGCTATTGCAATTGAGATTGAAAAAATGACGCCCAGTCGTCCGCTTACGCATGATCTTTTTAAAAGCCTTGGCGAGGCGTACAATATTAAGATCCAGGAAATTGTGATCTATAACCTGGTTGACGGTATTTTTTACTCCAAGCTTATTTGCACGGATGGAAAAAAAGTGGTTGAAATTGATGCGC of Mucilaginibacter xinganensis contains these proteins:
- a CDS encoding DUF2254 family protein, which encodes MAQSPFYLLRNSYSLYSLLVGYRLFLTALSKTQKDNLLLLLDFYSGRDVKQNFYYGFHQLTEVALKALSHGINDPKTAVLSIHALADLFQYRIKHNTELEICDEAGQAAIHLTGRSFNELFSEYIYPIWDWRQRPLHPE
- the rlmB gene encoding 23S rRNA (guanosine(2251)-2'-O)-methyltransferase RlmB; its protein translation is MSYNNREPRESNQLVFGTRAVIEAIRSGKEIESLYIQRGIGGELLNELRALLHEYNITAQQVPVEKLNRITMKNHQGVIAFISPIIYQKIEDIIPTIYENGEVPLILVLDSITDVRNMGAIARTAECSGVHAIVVPAKGSAQINPDSIKTSAGALYKIPVCRHDNFMQTVKFLQESGLQLICCTEKTQEYIYKPDYTMPTAIVMGSEEDGVRNDIIRIANHLAKIPMYGEIESLNVSVATGVILYEAIRQRLAVG
- the dnaB gene encoding replicative DNA helicase — its product is MILENDNQYSKPNTDRRSRVTTPTPYSGLGKLPPQAIDLEEAVLGALMLEKDALSSVIDILKADVFYKDSHQKIFAAIRMLFEKSSPVDILTVTAQLRQQGELEMIGGAYYITELTNRVASAANIEYHARIIIQKFIQRELIRISTEVIQSAYEDTSDVLDLLDKAEKNLFEIAQNNLRRDSRKMDDLMHEALKEIEALKDKKDGLTGVASGFTDLDRMTSGWQKSDLVIIAARPAMGKTAFVLTCARNAAVDFNKPVVVFSLEMSSVQLVNRLISGETEIEQEKIRKGNMEEWEWQQIHSKIGRLEAAPLIIDDTPALNIFEFRAKCRRLKSQHDIQLIIVDYLQLMHGKAADAKGGGNREQEIGSISRALKSVAKELNVPVIALSQLSRAVESRPGGSKRPMLSDLRESGSIEQDADMVLFLYRPEYYGLEVDEDNMPTAGVGEVIIAKHRNGETGRVRLKFVGKFVKFTDLDQGMDGSFSPTNAFSGLTPSNEFEKPSNFIIRPSKMDQMDDDDSAPF
- the chrA gene encoding chromate efflux transporter, whose amino-acid sequence is MTKRHLIFLRDVTLYTFTAFGGPQAHIAVLLREFVEKRRYITEEELMELNALAQVLPGPSSTQTLVGIAWKVGGLQLAIITFLIWILPSATIMCMAAISYKMFADKAKFTAILRFVQPIAVGIVAYATYTFANKFLKSRVSTMLAIGSLIATLILQNAYAFPLLILLGGIISSALETQPQENELRVKLFSNVNPNKVTYFIGILLFFAALGAVVNQTSVFSLPIRLFENFYRNGILIFGGGQVLVPLMYTEFVEVKHYLTNSEFLSGYALQQALPGPTFSFTSFLGGIAMGNKGGGIVGQVFGSLVAVIGINAPGLILILFIVPFWNDLKKITRIKNSLSGINAVAVGFMATALILLVRPFGLDWKAYLIMAVSFLLLNYTKIKAPFIILLGIGLGLLFS
- a CDS encoding heme biosynthesis protein HemY, with the protein product MQISRLEKLLEFIKNEPEDPFLKYALATEYLRMNDTGKALAYYEDLVNNHRSYTGTYYHLGKLYEALGRKPDAIATYETGMIVTREKHDNHAFSELQAVYNELTGFGDDDDDY
- a CDS encoding electron transfer flavoprotein subunit beta/FixA family protein, with amino-acid sequence MKILVCISNVPDTTTKITFTDNNTQFNNNGVQFILNPYDEIALARAIELTDGDNGSVTVINVGEAATEPTIRKALAIGATEAVRINAKPHDAWYVAYQVAQYVKANPFDLILTGRESIDYNGSKVSGMLGELLDLPSVSIIKKLDIDGDKVTVEREIEGGKEILTIPLPIVAGTAEGVAEPKIPNMRGIMSARTKPLNVIEPVEVKTFSEIISYETPAPRGQVKLISADETAKLVDLLHDEARVI
- a CDS encoding electron transfer flavoprotein subunit alpha/FixB family protein, translating into MSVLIYTENVGWEFKKSTFEAVSYASAIAGQNNTNLVAISIGDVSKAELTALGKYGAEKILNVSNAKLKSFINQAYASVIAEAAKKEGADIVVIANSFSGRGLAPRIAVKLEAGLADGAVSLPDQGSGKFIVKKTAFSGKAFAIVELTSANKVISLTPNSYKVVEKIETAVIEDFAAEGNASDFKAVIKEIVRATDKVSLPDADIVVSGGRGLKGPENWGMVEELAGLLGAALACSKPVSDNGWRPHSEHVGQTGIAVSPNLYIAIGISGAIQHLAGVSSSKVIVVINKDPEAPFFKVADYGIVGDAFEVVPKLIAAIKEYKALA
- a CDS encoding bifunctional nuclease family protein, whose product is MKKIKLDIVGLSYSQTQSGAYALVLGEVSGRRRLPIIIGSFEAQAIAIEIEKMTPSRPLTHDLFKSLGEAYNIKIQEIVIYNLVDGIFYSKLICTDGKKVVEIDARTSDAIAVAVRFDCPIYTFEFILSTAGIVIEGNDFVYLENINETKEEKNATTSAAGGFSSLSVDELKTKLQEALAEESYEKAAKIRDELNKRKAS